Proteins encoded together in one Thermoplasmatales archaeon BRNA1 window:
- a CDS encoding Phosphoenolpyruvate synthase/pyruvate phosphate dikinase, which yields MASGTPRPVVTLDSSDLGIELVGGKGVNIAKMIANGFSVPPAFAVTVDAYEMFLNRNNLRDDIAAILERTDFDDDASLNSSSEEIRSLFLNANIEDDELIDLKKQRGALEGEYFAVRSSAVAEDLADASFAGQQDTYLNVRRENVVRMILTCWASYWNARAMKYRHDASKDHLSQGMAVVVQRMVNSEISGVMFTADPVTGDDRVIVEASWGLGESIVSGLVTPDHYVLSKPGLEVGEFTVNVKEHGYYLADGEDVMLDIPKEKAEARCADDRILKLIAEQGIALENHFGCPQDIEWAVEAGRVYILQSRNITTLPDKSEKDGILWSRGYGDEYWADATTPMFYTVMGKMLTDYVNHEGAHMMGYKDLESGPLTKLHKSRVYFSATVLERIFAHYPKFIRSRELLEYFPAKEQERISAYGNDYFGTIKSQICLLFRDRDGMIWKTDKVYRRWAQRFMGLCAEFDALDLGSVSDGELADWYERIRTGSTKHYQLIRYGMVSHSIMTNLLVKNWSAKWLHDDGTIYAGLMSAPEDNKTVETNKGFSDMGKSLRENPETREKAESMPAEEFVEWLQSSDSPFREVYNQFIRDFGHRSGTRELNAKRWAEDPEYVIGVALQMCRGDSDLREEFDRSVVRRQETEREVRSRLGFFRRVLLFKVLKYARTYLTFRENQRFYLDHMMYRNRLIFLEEGRRLCERGLIDDNEDIFFLEDTEAIAILRGGDASSARSLIAPRKAEFMKYRDRLPPKFLLDGVDFDDDPVSFGATLVGAASSPGSYRGRVRVIMDVRDLGQVEKGEILVTSNTDPGWTVVFSKLGGLITETGGILCHGAVISREYRIPAVTAVKSATTVLHTGDLVSVDGSKGEVTILEEKE from the coding sequence ATGGCATCAGGAACGCCCCGTCCGGTCGTGACACTCGACTCCTCCGACCTCGGGATAGAGCTCGTGGGAGGCAAGGGAGTCAACATCGCCAAGATGATCGCAAACGGGTTCAGCGTACCGCCCGCGTTCGCGGTCACCGTGGATGCCTACGAGATGTTCCTGAACCGCAACAACCTCAGAGATGACATCGCGGCGATCCTGGAGAGGACCGATTTCGACGACGATGCCTCGCTGAATTCCTCGTCCGAGGAGATCCGCTCCCTTTTCCTGAACGCCAACATCGAGGATGACGAGCTCATCGACCTGAAGAAGCAGCGCGGAGCCCTGGAGGGAGAGTACTTCGCAGTGCGTTCCTCCGCCGTGGCGGAAGACCTCGCCGATGCCAGTTTCGCCGGGCAGCAGGACACCTACCTGAACGTCAGGAGGGAGAACGTCGTCAGGATGATCCTGACCTGCTGGGCCTCCTACTGGAACGCCCGTGCCATGAAGTACAGGCACGATGCCTCCAAGGACCACCTGTCCCAGGGGATGGCCGTCGTCGTACAGAGGATGGTCAACTCCGAGATCAGCGGGGTCATGTTTACCGCCGACCCCGTCACCGGGGACGACAGGGTGATCGTCGAGGCGTCCTGGGGACTCGGGGAGTCCATCGTTTCCGGATTGGTCACCCCCGACCATTACGTCCTTTCCAAACCCGGCCTGGAGGTCGGGGAATTCACGGTCAACGTCAAGGAGCACGGGTACTACCTCGCGGACGGCGAGGACGTCATGCTCGACATCCCCAAGGAGAAGGCCGAGGCTAGATGCGCCGATGATCGCATCCTGAAGCTCATCGCCGAGCAGGGCATCGCCCTGGAGAACCACTTCGGCTGTCCCCAGGACATCGAGTGGGCCGTGGAGGCCGGCAGGGTGTACATCCTGCAGTCTAGGAACATCACCACCCTCCCCGACAAGTCCGAGAAGGACGGCATACTCTGGTCCAGGGGATACGGCGACGAGTACTGGGCCGACGCGACCACGCCCATGTTCTACACCGTCATGGGCAAGATGCTCACCGACTACGTCAACCACGAGGGGGCGCACATGATGGGCTACAAGGACCTGGAGTCCGGACCCCTCACCAAGCTCCACAAGTCGAGGGTCTACTTCTCCGCCACCGTCCTGGAGAGGATCTTCGCCCATTACCCCAAGTTCATCCGCTCGAGGGAGCTCCTCGAGTACTTCCCCGCCAAGGAGCAGGAGAGGATCTCCGCCTACGGCAACGATTACTTCGGGACGATCAAATCCCAGATCTGCCTGCTGTTCCGCGACAGGGACGGAATGATCTGGAAGACCGACAAGGTCTACAGGAGATGGGCCCAGAGGTTCATGGGCCTGTGCGCGGAGTTCGATGCCCTCGACCTGGGATCCGTATCCGACGGGGAGCTGGCGGACTGGTACGAGAGGATCCGCACGGGATCCACCAAGCACTACCAGCTCATCCGCTACGGCATGGTCTCCCATTCCATCATGACCAACCTCCTGGTCAAGAACTGGTCCGCCAAGTGGCTGCACGACGACGGTACGATCTACGCCGGACTCATGTCCGCCCCGGAGGACAACAAGACCGTGGAGACCAACAAGGGATTCTCCGACATGGGGAAATCGCTGAGGGAGAACCCGGAGACGAGGGAGAAGGCGGAATCCATGCCCGCGGAGGAGTTCGTGGAATGGCTGCAGTCCTCCGATTCCCCCTTCAGGGAGGTCTACAACCAATTCATCAGGGATTTCGGGCACAGGTCCGGGACCAGGGAGCTCAACGCCAAGAGATGGGCGGAGGACCCCGAATACGTCATCGGCGTCGCACTGCAGATGTGCCGCGGGGACTCAGACCTTAGGGAGGAGTTCGACAGGAGCGTCGTCCGCAGGCAGGAGACCGAGCGGGAGGTCCGCTCCAGGCTCGGTTTCTTCAGGAGGGTGCTGCTGTTCAAGGTGCTGAAATACGCGCGCACCTACCTCACCTTCAGGGAGAATCAGAGGTTCTATCTGGACCACATGATGTACAGGAACAGGCTGATATTCCTCGAGGAGGGCAGGAGGCTCTGCGAGAGGGGACTCATCGACGACAACGAGGACATCTTCTTCCTTGAGGACACCGAGGCCATCGCCATCCTGAGGGGCGGGGATGCCTCCTCCGCAAGAAGCCTCATCGCCCCCAGGAAGGCGGAGTTCATGAAATACAGGGACAGGCTGCCGCCCAAGTTCCTCCTCGACGGGGTGGACTTCGACGACGACCCCGTGTCGTTCGGGGCGACCCTCGTGGGAGCGGCTTCCAGCCCCGGCAGCTACAGAGGACGCGTCAGGGTCATCATGGACGTCAGGGACCTGGGGCAGGTGGAGAAGGGGGAGATCCTCGTCACCAGCAACACCGACCCCGGATGGACCGTGGTCTTCTCGAAACTGGGAGGACTGATCACCGAGACCGGGGGAATACTGTGTCACGGTGCCGTCATCTCCCGCGAATACAGGATCCCTGCCGTTACTGCCGTCAAATCGGCCACCACGGTGCTTCACACCGGCGACCTCGTTTCCGTTGACGGAAGCAAGGGAGAGGTCACAATACTGGAGGAGAAAGAATGA
- a CDS encoding Nitroreductase — protein sequence MDFLELAKKRYSVRQYSDRKVEKEKLDLILEAARVAPTGCDYQPVRIYVIQSGEGLEKMRSLSKCTFGANTILLFTYDRDEEWNNPLENGVHSGDQDVSIVATHAMMEAEDLGLGTCWCNYFANSEVEKAFSLPPCERVVLFMTLGYPADDAQPLNLHFRRKPVEDIVRYL from the coding sequence ATGGATTTCCTGGAACTCGCGAAGAAGCGCTACTCGGTAAGACAGTACAGCGACAGGAAGGTCGAGAAGGAGAAGCTCGACCTGATACTGGAAGCGGCAAGAGTCGCACCCACAGGCTGCGACTACCAGCCCGTGCGCATCTACGTGATCCAGAGCGGGGAGGGGCTAGAGAAGATGAGGTCTCTCTCCAAGTGCACATTCGGGGCCAACACAATCCTGCTTTTCACCTACGACAGGGACGAGGAGTGGAACAATCCCCTGGAGAACGGTGTCCACTCTGGGGACCAGGACGTCTCGATAGTCGCCACCCACGCGATGATGGAGGCCGAGGATCTGGGTCTGGGCACCTGCTGGTGCAACTACTTCGCCAATTCCGAGGTGGAGAAGGCATTCTCCCTTCCCCCGTGCGAGAGGGTGGTATTGTTCATGACGCTCGGATATCCTGCTGATGATGCACAGCCCCTCAACCTCCATTTCAGGAGGAAGCCCGTGGAGGACATCGTGAGATACCTTTGA
- a CDS encoding DNA repair photolyase, giving the protein MKDWFGVSEGTEDFSDSGAHEWDGVFELVQCRRALSPSGLPHLTYALNPYGGCEHGCVYCYAPEVTHQQWDGWRVVKVKTNVVSRLSRELPGLSGTIGIGTVTDPYQGAEKRFRLTRKCLEILSSKSFGVEIYTKSDLVLRDTDLLKSMRCTVGVTVTTLDERISKITEPGAPMPSVRLDTLCKLRSEGIDCFAMVAPVLDHLSDHEDEFAEALASTGVERAMVDPLNRRPQLMQRLERMGFGCSPSQAAVVADSLRAHGIRVD; this is encoded by the coding sequence ATGAAGGATTGGTTCGGCGTCTCCGAGGGAACGGAGGATTTCTCCGATTCCGGTGCCCATGAATGGGACGGTGTCTTCGAATTGGTCCAATGCAGACGTGCCCTCTCCCCTTCGGGGCTTCCGCACCTGACGTACGCCCTGAATCCCTACGGGGGCTGCGAGCACGGCTGCGTCTACTGTTACGCCCCCGAGGTCACCCACCAGCAGTGGGACGGGTGGAGGGTGGTGAAGGTCAAGACCAACGTGGTCTCCCGCCTGTCCAGGGAACTTCCCGGGCTTTCCGGGACCATAGGGATAGGGACTGTCACCGACCCGTATCAGGGGGCAGAGAAGCGTTTCCGCCTGACGAGGAAATGCCTGGAGATCCTTTCGTCCAAATCCTTCGGAGTGGAGATCTACACAAAATCAGACCTCGTACTGAGGGACACGGACCTCCTGAAATCAATGCGGTGCACTGTGGGTGTGACTGTAACAACCCTTGATGAAAGGATATCCAAGATCACCGAGCCGGGGGCACCCATGCCCTCCGTCCGTCTGGACACTCTTTGCAAGCTCAGATCGGAAGGCATCGACTGCTTCGCCATGGTCGCCCCCGTCCTGGATCATCTTTCCGATCACGAGGATGAGTTCGCAGAGGCCTTAGCCTCCACGGGTGTGGAGAGGGCGATGGTGGATCCGCTCAACAGGCGCCCTCAGCTCATGCAGAGGCTGGAGCGTATGGGTTTCGGATGCAGTCCTTCGCAGGCGGCGGTTGTCGCTGACAGTCTCAGGGCCCACGGCATCAGGGTGGATTGA
- a CDS encoding thermosome subunit, with the protein MYGNANQPIIVLKEGTTRSKDKEAQFNNIDAAKAVADSVRSTLGPKGMDKMLVNSIGDVVITNDGVTILKELDVQHPAAKMVVEVAKTQDTECGDGTTTSVVLAGELLKQSEELINANVHPTVITNGFNMAAEKAQAILDSIAIPANNDKILATVADTSLTGKDVGEEDDKKKLADLVVKAAKFVADDNGRVDTKNIRMTKKVGGVIADTYMVQGVVVDKELVHARMPQVMKNAKIALFNCGLEVKKTEIDAQIQITDPSRMNDFLAQEEASMKAMVDHIKKIGANVVFTTKALDELIQHYLSKAGIMGYRRLKESDLEALAKATGGVIVGDPMEITEKDLGFAGEVEQKKVGDDGMCFVTGCKNPKAVTLFIRGGTEHVIEEVERALTDAIRTVGITLEDGKVVAGAGAPEIELDIQLQKFAASVGGREQLAIEKFAKAMECIPWTLAENAGLDPIDVIIKMKSAHENNKAAGKYFGIDLDSGEPVDMKKRNVIEPLRIKKQAVSSATEVANMILRIDDVIAARKAPPQPPQGGAPGMGGMPGMM; encoded by the coding sequence ATGTACGGAAACGCAAACCAGCCTATCATCGTACTGAAAGAGGGAACCACCAGGTCGAAAGACAAGGAGGCCCAGTTCAACAACATCGACGCCGCCAAGGCCGTCGCAGACTCCGTCAGGTCCACCCTCGGACCCAAGGGGATGGACAAGATGCTCGTCAACTCCATCGGGGACGTCGTCATCACCAACGACGGAGTCACCATCCTGAAGGAGCTGGACGTACAGCACCCCGCCGCCAAGATGGTCGTCGAGGTCGCCAAGACCCAGGACACCGAGTGCGGTGACGGAACCACCACCTCCGTCGTCCTCGCCGGAGAGCTGCTCAAGCAGTCCGAGGAGCTCATCAACGCCAACGTCCACCCCACCGTCATCACCAACGGATTCAACATGGCGGCCGAGAAGGCACAGGCCATCCTCGACTCCATCGCCATACCCGCCAACAACGACAAGATCCTCGCCACCGTTGCCGACACCTCCCTCACCGGAAAGGACGTCGGAGAGGAGGATGACAAGAAGAAGCTCGCCGACCTCGTCGTCAAGGCAGCCAAGTTCGTCGCCGACGACAACGGCCGCGTCGACACCAAGAACATCCGCATGACCAAGAAGGTCGGAGGAGTCATCGCCGACACCTACATGGTCCAGGGAGTCGTCGTCGACAAGGAGCTCGTCCACGCCCGCATGCCGCAGGTAATGAAGAACGCCAAGATCGCACTCTTCAACTGCGGACTCGAGGTCAAGAAGACCGAGATCGATGCGCAGATCCAGATCACCGACCCCTCCCGCATGAACGACTTCCTCGCACAGGAGGAGGCGAGCATGAAGGCCATGGTCGACCACATCAAGAAGATCGGCGCCAACGTCGTCTTCACCACCAAGGCCCTCGACGAGCTGATCCAGCACTACCTCTCCAAGGCAGGCATCATGGGATACAGGAGGCTCAAGGAGTCCGACCTCGAGGCACTCGCCAAGGCGACCGGCGGAGTCATCGTCGGAGACCCCATGGAGATCACCGAGAAGGACCTCGGATTCGCCGGAGAGGTCGAGCAGAAGAAGGTCGGTGACGACGGAATGTGCTTCGTCACCGGCTGCAAGAACCCCAAGGCCGTCACCCTCTTCATCCGCGGCGGAACCGAGCACGTCATCGAGGAGGTCGAGCGCGCCCTCACCGATGCCATCAGGACCGTCGGAATCACCCTCGAGGACGGAAAGGTCGTCGCGGGCGCAGGAGCACCCGAGATCGAGCTCGACATCCAGCTCCAGAAGTTCGCCGCATCCGTCGGCGGAAGGGAGCAGCTCGCAATCGAGAAGTTCGCCAAGGCCATGGAGTGCATCCCCTGGACCCTTGCCGAGAACGCCGGTCTCGACCCCATCGACGTCATCATCAAGATGAAGTCCGCCCACGAGAACAACAAGGCCGCGGGCAAGTACTTCGGAATCGACCTGGACTCCGGTGAGCCCGTCGACATGAAGAAGAGGAACGTCATCGAGCCCCTCCGCATCAAGAAGCAGGCGGTCTCCTCCGCGACCGAGGTCGCCAACATGATCCTCAGGATCGACGACGTCATCGCCGCCAGGAAGGCACCCCCGCAGCCCCCGCAGGGCGGAGCCCCCGGAATGGGCGGAATGCCCGGAATGATGTGA
- a CDS encoding Dolichol kinase gives MDGQDILALVLVYLIIGASLALSLYADKRQFRFDTRKIVHIGVGNFVFVWWMFSANWIMLAFFAIPFAVILFLAMFPGNPVSDSKLGEISNDKGHRTGLFFYVVSINILVAFFFDHWAAASIGIIAMTYGDGFGSVIGRRFGKHKTVNGKSLEGTVGMCLVTFIMSMVLVGAYTLFTNNFDLVCDLTPVISIWAAVAIVSVVACVVEMLSPGQVDNLLIPLSVAVILVLLGL, from the coding sequence ATGGACGGTCAGGACATTCTCGCGCTTGTGCTGGTGTACCTCATCATCGGGGCATCTCTGGCACTCTCCCTGTATGCCGACAAGAGGCAGTTCAGGTTCGACACCAGGAAGATCGTCCACATAGGCGTCGGGAACTTCGTGTTCGTCTGGTGGATGTTCTCCGCGAACTGGATCATGCTAGCGTTCTTCGCGATCCCCTTTGCCGTAATACTGTTCCTCGCCATGTTCCCGGGCAATCCCGTGTCGGATTCCAAGCTCGGGGAGATTTCCAACGACAAGGGGCACCGCACGGGCCTGTTCTTCTACGTCGTGAGCATCAACATACTGGTGGCGTTCTTCTTCGACCACTGGGCGGCGGCATCTATCGGGATCATAGCCATGACCTACGGCGACGGTTTTGGAAGCGTCATCGGGCGCAGGTTCGGGAAGCACAAGACCGTCAACGGCAAGAGTCTGGAGGGTACCGTCGGGATGTGCCTTGTGACCTTCATCATGTCCATGGTCCTCGTGGGGGCATACACCCTGTTCACGAACAACTTCGACCTGGTATGTGACCTCACCCCCGTCATATCGATATGGGCGGCGGTCGCCATCGTCTCGGTCGTGGCATGCGTCGTGGAGATGCTCAGCCCCGGCCAGGTCGACAACCTCCTCATCCCCCTGTCGGTAGCCGTAATCCTTGTTCTTCTGGGGCTCTGA
- a CDS encoding Thymidylate kinase, translating into MAWYVVDGMDGSGKSTAAEMLREELESRGRKVFLVTHPNVSCVVGRMEAKFLTIEGKPAMMLSTMCYIADVLRSLTIMRARLRKYDDFVFVRYIMGVAYLPESKVPKVYRMVERILPMPDTKYLIDVDPDTALSRIDTRGEEKEVFETRDKLEETRRKMMSVSDGWIIVDNTKDMEDTRRQIRSGLEGAC; encoded by the coding sequence ATGGCCTGGTACGTCGTAGACGGCATGGACGGGTCCGGCAAGAGCACGGCCGCGGAGATGCTGAGGGAGGAGCTCGAGTCCAGAGGCAGGAAGGTCTTCCTGGTCACCCATCCCAACGTTTCCTGCGTCGTGGGACGCATGGAGGCCAAGTTCCTCACGATCGAGGGCAAGCCCGCCATGATGCTCTCCACAATGTGTTATATCGCGGATGTCCTCCGCTCCCTCACCATCATGCGTGCGCGCCTGAGAAAATACGATGACTTCGTCTTCGTCAGATACATCATGGGCGTGGCCTATCTCCCGGAGAGCAAGGTCCCAAAGGTGTACAGGATGGTCGAGAGGATCCTCCCCATGCCCGACACGAAGTATCTCATCGATGTCGATCCCGACACCGCCCTGTCCCGCATAGACACCAGGGGCGAGGAGAAGGAGGTCTTCGAGACCAGGGACAAGCTGGAGGAGACCCGCCGCAAGATGATGTCCGTGTCCGACGGGTGGATCATCGTCGACAACACCAAAGACATGGAGGACACCCGCAGGCAGATCCGCAGCGGGCTGGAGGGCGCATGCTGA
- a CDS encoding Site-specific recombinase, DNA invertase, protein MDVKRVAIYVRVSTEDQARVGYSLDAQEKRLRDYCKFRGVEVADVYRDEGYSGTSPARPEYQRMFAEIDRWDAVLVLKMDRIHRNSVHFAEMIAMLNDSGKQFISVSEKYDSSTAMGRFAMDIIERIAQLESEQIGERVKIGMKRKAETADGNMGSPNPYGYTSVEGKLVVVEQEAEVVRDIFDMYISGMTMENIATSLAMSDIPTKNGGRWSKATVHKILHNPVYAGYLQWDDVLRPGNHSPIVSLNTYQEVNGPLV, encoded by the coding sequence ATGGACGTAAAGCGCGTCGCGATTTACGTGAGGGTCTCCACTGAGGATCAGGCGAGGGTAGGATACTCGCTTGACGCGCAGGAGAAGAGGCTCCGCGATTACTGCAAGTTCCGCGGTGTCGAGGTCGCCGATGTGTACCGTGACGAGGGATACTCGGGTACATCGCCGGCACGCCCCGAATACCAGAGGATGTTCGCCGAGATAGACAGATGGGATGCCGTTCTGGTCCTGAAGATGGACCGTATCCACAGGAACAGCGTCCACTTCGCAGAGATGATAGCTATGCTCAACGACAGCGGCAAGCAGTTCATCTCGGTCAGCGAGAAGTACGATTCCTCCACGGCCATGGGCCGTTTCGCCATGGACATCATCGAGAGGATCGCCCAGCTGGAGTCCGAGCAGATCGGCGAGAGGGTCAAGATAGGCATGAAGCGCAAGGCCGAGACCGCCGACGGCAACATGGGCTCCCCCAACCCATACGGCTACACCAGCGTCGAGGGGAAGCTCGTGGTCGTGGAGCAGGAGGCCGAGGTCGTCAGGGACATCTTCGACATGTACATCTCCGGCATGACCATGGAGAACATCGCGACCTCCCTCGCCATGTCCGACATCCCCACCAAGAACGGGGGGCGCTGGTCCAAGGCCACCGTGCATAAGATACTCCACAACCCCGTCTATGCGGGATACCTCCAGTGGGACGACGTCCTGCGTCCGGGGAACCACTCCCCCATAGTCTCGCTGAACACATATCAGGAAGTGAACGGGCCGCTGGTTTGA
- a CDS encoding Site-specific recombinase, DNA invertase, which yields MTKRAALYCRVSTEEQAIEGYSIDAQKERLAAFCSFSMDDQGNDAYSIYQFYVDDGYSGRNTNRPGYRKMMEDIDEWDSVIVLKMDRIHRNTYNFLKMMDDLSRRGKEFVSATENLDNTTAMGRFVTSTIQNIAQLESEQIGERTYMGMREKASTLTNTPRESRTMGFNPPFGYEVVDGLLTGIRGELDVVKQMFEWCLGGESMHDIAEDVNRNGIRTHRGNKFTKFSVSDILHNPIYAGYIRWEELTYRHFASVPVDAVTFNRVQELLASRVKDPAKRRAVLVPEDDFENE from the coding sequence ATGACGAAGAGGGCAGCGCTGTATTGCAGGGTCTCGACCGAGGAGCAGGCGATAGAGGGATACTCCATCGATGCCCAGAAGGAGAGGCTCGCGGCGTTCTGCTCCTTCTCGATGGACGACCAGGGAAACGATGCCTATTCCATCTACCAGTTCTACGTCGACGACGGGTACTCCGGGAGGAACACCAACCGTCCCGGGTACAGGAAGATGATGGAGGACATCGACGAATGGGATTCCGTCATCGTCCTCAAGATGGACCGTATCCACAGGAACACCTATAACTTCCTCAAGATGATGGACGATCTCTCCCGCAGGGGGAAGGAGTTCGTATCGGCCACCGAGAACCTCGACAACACCACCGCAATGGGGCGTTTCGTCACTTCCACCATACAGAACATCGCCCAGCTTGAGTCCGAGCAGATCGGGGAGAGGACCTACATGGGCATGAGGGAGAAGGCCTCCACCCTCACCAACACCCCCCGGGAGAGCCGTACGATGGGCTTCAACCCCCCGTTCGGTTACGAGGTCGTCGACGGCCTGCTGACGGGCATACGCGGCGAGCTAGACGTCGTTAAACAGATGTTCGAGTGGTGTCTCGGCGGCGAATCCATGCACGACATCGCCGAGGACGTCAACCGCAACGGGATCCGCACGCACCGCGGCAACAAGTTCACCAAGTTCTCGGTGAGCGACATCCTCCACAACCCCATCTATGCGGGATACATCAGATGGGAGGAGCTCACCTACAGGCACTTCGCATCCGTTCCCGTGGATGCCGTCACCTTCAACAGGGTGCAGGAACTCCTCGCCTCCAGGGTGAAGGATCCCGCCAAGCGCAGGGCCGTGCTGGTCCCCGAGGACGACTTCGAGAATGAGTAA
- a CDS encoding Conserved protein/domain typically associated with flavoprotein oxygenase, DIM6/NTAB family, which yields MRQDFGPKSWLYPMPVLIIGTYDENGVPNAMNAAWGGISDDNQITISLGKERKTVQNLTVKKCFTVFPATESNVAESDYFGIQHGFDVNKIERVGFHVRKAENVDAPIIEEYPMALECQMLSMSEEEIDGGYRLIGRIVNVSADESVLTDGRIDPMKLKPIIYDSPNRTYLSVGGVVGKAYSDGARFKQ from the coding sequence ATGAGACAGGATTTCGGACCCAAGAGCTGGCTGTATCCCATGCCCGTGCTCATCATCGGGACCTACGACGAGAACGGCGTCCCCAACGCCATGAACGCCGCCTGGGGAGGGATATCGGACGACAATCAGATCACCATCAGCCTCGGAAAGGAGAGGAAGACCGTCCAGAACCTGACGGTCAAGAAGTGTTTCACAGTCTTCCCCGCGACCGAGTCCAACGTCGCGGAGAGCGACTACTTCGGCATCCAGCACGGATTCGACGTGAACAAGATCGAGAGGGTCGGGTTCCACGTCCGCAAGGCGGAGAACGTGGACGCACCCATCATCGAGGAGTACCCCATGGCACTGGAGTGCCAGATGCTCAGTATGTCCGAGGAGGAGATCGACGGGGGATACCGCCTGATAGGAAGGATCGTCAACGTCTCCGCGGACGAATCCGTCCTCACCGACGGCAGGATCGACCCCATGAAGCTTAAGCCGATCATCTACGACTCTCCCAACCGCACCTATCTGTCGGTGGGCGGGGTCGTCGGTAAGGCCTACAGCGACGGTGCCAGGTTCAAACAATGA
- a CDS encoding Na+/H+ antiporter NhaD-related arsenite permease has protein sequence MEWTYIAALAIFIVTYGLIAIRKIGKYRIKSYMASLAGAAIMLLLGILPLDKVADSVEWSVIFLLLGMMALNASLEYCGFFDLVVEKLMRKYSNTMQFFGAIMVITAVLSAIALNDAVVLIFCPIVIKCCQKLHANPIPFLIALFISANIGCAATFVGAPHNAVVETYAGMSFLDYSIRSIPLVAICLPITIFMMKRLYAKDLSKEFTDFNEPYIERIVVKTPKMYACMAVLVATVVFFAISNYIGLEIYQIALVSGAIATLIIMTDRPVNCLYVAKHIEWSLLLFFIGLFIVVRGAVEVGIIEDLASVMGLGEGSTPSILTVTVFSAVLSNLICNVPACVLLGEMIVSSDPMIWVAVAVSASFACNATLIGAATNLICADIGERRGHQINFWEFMKIGVPISVVTILVALGYMYLLDAFF, from the coding sequence ATGGAATGGACATACATCGCAGCTCTGGCCATTTTCATTGTCACCTACGGGCTCATCGCGATCCGCAAGATCGGGAAGTACCGCATCAAATCATACATGGCATCCCTTGCGGGCGCCGCCATCATGCTTCTTCTCGGCATCCTGCCCCTGGACAAGGTCGCGGATTCCGTCGAGTGGAGCGTCATTTTCCTCCTTCTGGGGATGATGGCCCTGAACGCATCGCTGGAGTACTGCGGTTTCTTCGACCTCGTCGTCGAGAAACTGATGAGGAAATACTCCAACACCATGCAGTTCTTCGGTGCGATAATGGTTATCACCGCGGTCCTCTCCGCCATCGCCCTGAACGACGCGGTGGTGCTAATCTTCTGTCCCATCGTCATCAAATGCTGCCAGAAACTCCATGCAAACCCGATCCCCTTCCTCATCGCCCTTTTCATCTCGGCCAACATCGGATGCGCAGCGACCTTCGTAGGCGCGCCCCATAACGCGGTCGTTGAGACCTATGCGGGAATGTCCTTCCTGGACTATTCCATAAGGTCGATCCCCCTCGTCGCCATCTGCCTGCCGATCACCATTTTCATGATGAAGAGGCTGTACGCGAAGGACCTGTCCAAGGAGTTCACGGACTTCAACGAGCCTTACATCGAGAGGATCGTGGTCAAGACCCCGAAGATGTACGCCTGCATGGCAGTCCTCGTCGCAACGGTGGTGTTCTTCGCGATATCCAACTACATCGGCCTGGAGATCTACCAGATCGCCTTGGTCTCCGGTGCGATAGCCACGCTCATAATCATGACCGACCGCCCGGTGAACTGCCTATACGTCGCGAAGCACATCGAATGGTCCCTGCTCCTGTTCTTCATCGGACTCTTCATCGTCGTCAGGGGAGCCGTCGAAGTGGGAATCATCGAGGACCTGGCATCGGTTATGGGCCTCGGAGAGGGTTCCACCCCGTCCATCCTGACCGTCACGGTGTTCTCGGCGGTGCTCTCCAACCTCATCTGCAACGTCCCCGCCTGTGTGCTGCTGGGTGAGATGATCGTCTCCTCCGACCCGATGATCTGGGTAGCGGTGGCCGTATCCGCATCCTTCGCATGCAACGCCACCCTCATCGGAGCCGCCACCAACCTCATCTGCGCCGACATCGGCGAGAGGCGCGGACACCAGATCAACTTCTGGGAGTTCATGAAGATCGGGGTCCCCATATCCGTGGTGACCATCCTCGTCGCCCTGGGCTACATGTACCTCCTGGACGCCTTCTTCTGA